The stretch of DNA cttttccgtttactgtttttgaaagcataggcagccgtggcagtgttccgagctctgcaatacaattttcttacccaatgttaaagttgctaaaacttacattatagacccattaaacgtaaaaataataattgtattgatatcaacacaattttattctattgattttcatgacatgggacgctatgactccgaaataacattttattgagtggtttttatagctgtttcgatgatgttgtttggcatcagtgtcgaaaaaataacgatgcttccaccaatacaaacaaaaccattgcagaagattgaaaaacgaaaatttaactttcagagcacttgctcgagttttccgacgttcttcactatacggtgcgaaagcagatgaaaatttaatatcttgtgagtaatcgattagagtttggttgatattacttgatgggaagtgtgcgaaaacgatcattttcttcacactgtttcgcaaaattattgattttcggcgagaggtgagggaggagatgaaagaaatgagcgccattgtgtcagccatttgtggctagcttccaccttcaccttaatacaAAACCAAATTCTGAATCATTGCATTGACACAAAAGCAACTCCAGACTAATAATAGCACCAAACAAGGAACTTTAGTTTCTTTAATCGAGTTGCACAAGTATTTTGTAAATTTGCACCACTATAGGTCAACTATGCTTGCAACTTACGCATAACCCATAATGCCAATAGTGAGGTTGTCTCCACATGATTTCTGAAGCAATACCAAAATGAGATATCCCTACTGGGAAGCCCAGTTTTTGACAATTAACATAAGTATGAACAGAAATCAGGAACACATTATCATTACTAAGCcagcttaattttttttttcaggactgAATTCCAGGTGAAATTTCTCTGGGGAAGCAAGGGATGCTTCGTACCGGCCGAGGATCGACACGCCAAGTTCGAGCATGTACTCAGCGTAATGGCAGAGAAGTTCTGCGGTGATCCGACGGTGAATGCCGCAGGTTAAACAACCCTAAACGCAGAAAAGTACACCAGGTTCATCATCTACCCGTACGTAATCGTACCCTTCTGTTCAGATCTTTAATCATAAAACCGAGAAAAATGGGGACAAGCAAAACCAAAACGAAAACTCACTTGATAGAAGACAAAACAGCACAAAACAATTTTAGCTCAAATATTCAACAAAAGAGAGGAAATCAAACGAAACAATAATTGTAAGCGTAATTGAGAGCAACTTTTGGGGCTGCGGAGAAACTATGTTTTTTGGAAGTTGTTTAAATATAGCCGTAAATATTTCAGACAAAATTGCTGATTGAAATTAGACATTCCAATCGTGCGACTTTGATTAAAGTGAATGAAAActagtcaaaacaaaactaaaaataaatttaaaaaacaatcgGAGTACTTATTTTGTGATGTTATTGAACTGTATTAACCTTGTTTTTCAGCGATTATCCAACTAATATACGAACTTATTTAACACCGTTCCGCATATGCAAAACGAGGGTACGGTTTTATAGAATTTATACAATGTATGCGTTGGAACAAGCGTCGATCAGTCGATCATTTTCGCAGTACTTAAAAAAACCTTTCAGTTACCTCATATTACCGACAACAAAAAGCAAGCATTAGAATTAATCACAGTTACATCCATTTCCaaagtttataaataaaaataccaCTGACAACATAGACTGATGATTTGGGGATAAATCCATCGAGTCGGAACTGTGTTCCGTTTCCGGAGAATCTTCGTTTTCGATCCACACATTCAGAAGCAATAAACAGAGACGAATACGAGCTCCAGTTATTTTGATTTGTAAAACCATCGAGGCTATATTCCTAGTTACAAATAATAAAAAGCTTCTCGACATTTTTATATCCTTTCCAACACTTAAGATATCGTAGCGCTACATTAACGAAACAAAAGGAAGTGAAACTATCTGAATAATAGAAAACCAAAATACAGAAATAAATACAAGTAGTTACTCATGAACTCTTTAGAAGTGAAATGAACATTTATCCAAGCGTTTCCtcgtattacaaaaaaaaaacaagaatcctCATTCGTAATCACTCGTTCGATAGACCACATTGTAGTAGTTCTTAGGACTGTTAGTTCTGGTTTCTTTTCCGTTTCTCGAGATTATTTGTTCGGCGCTCATACAATAATAACAAATTCGTGTACCAGAAAAACGAAACTGATAGAAAGTGGCAAACGCTCTAAACAAAGCATGTAATCGAATACGAAGTGTTAGACATTAACACATTTATTTACCATCGTTAGCTACTTGACCTTTGGAAAACactcacacatacacacgcataCATATACACGCATGGAGTGCGCCGTGGCCGGAACCGGTGGATTTGGATGGAAACGTTGGATTGCAAGGATAATTTGAACTTTGAGCGGGTTACATACAGTTAGAGgaagataaaataaaaatattacgtAATGCAAAGCTGATAAGCTGATAACTAATGGTGTTGTACATATTTTGTGGAcaatggaatatgaaaacaataaaaaaagaagaatgAAGTTCTATACACTGCAGCATAAGCGTATGAAAAGTATGATATTTAAGCAGGAAATGATATGtaataaattatttgaataatatACAAGAAACGGTGTTTGGTTGTTGTAATGATGTATTaccaaataattttcatttaatttttttattcatctcTTACTCAAATATAGGTATCCTTAACTTACTCCTTTCTAGTTTTCCAGCGTTTGCTGCGAATTAggatgcagaagaagctgaTCTGAGCAAACTTGCATGACGAACGACAATGAGCACTCTGAAATGAAGCATGGACAAAAAGTTGAAGGACAGTGCCTACATAAATGTGTGGGAAAACAGAAACTATGATTTCAATCCTATTTCAAACTATAAATATAGATGAATATATATTGCAATAAATTGTTAGGAAGTGTCCATATCGATTGGTGCTCAAACCTCGTAAatccttcaaaaaaaaaatcctgttcTAGTTTTTCGCAATGGCGACCAACCAAGCCGGTGTAGCAAGTGGAGCAGCTCAGCAGCAGCCGAACTTTCCGGATGCCATTTTGCGGATCCTGAATAATCAACACACGCTCATAACGCAGTTGTCGCAACAGATATCAGCCACCCAGAATGCCATCACGAAGTTGTCCTACAATGAAACCGTACTGGATTCCCTCTCAAGCAACATAGCGGAATTCGTATACGAGAAAGAGAGCGGGCCCGCTACAGCGATCTCTTTGAGAAGGACACAGCCAAACTGGATGACGCTGCTAAGGTTCGACTCCTCCTACGGAAAATGAGCCCACCGGACCACGAGCGCTACCACAGCTTCATCTTACCAAAGCTCGCTCGTGAATACACCTTCGCCGAAACGGTAGAAAAATCGAAATCACTGTTCGGTGCGTCCACTTCAATCTTTCGTCGACAGACAAGGACAGTGATGATTTTCTCGCCTACTCGTGCCGGGTGAATAAGTCCTGTGTTGACTTCAAACTGTCAGAACTTACTGAAGAACAATTCATGTGTCTGACGTTTGTATGTGGCCTCAAGTCCAAGCAAGAGGCCGATATCAAAATGCGGCAACAAGCTAAATGAAGCTGCGGATCTTACTCTTCAACAAATGGTTGAGCAATGTAACAACTTCGTTAACCTCAAGATGAACACCATTATGGTGGAAACCCCATCGGGAGTGAATTTCGTTGCTCACAACCAGAAGAACAGACGTCGATCAACCAGCAGCACTCCCTCGCACGATCAGCCCAGAACACCCTGTTGGTCCTGCGGAGGGATGCACTTCAGCAAATATTGCCGTTTTCGCGATCACAAATGTCGCGACTGCGGTAAGTAAGGTCACCGGGAAGGGTACTGCGCATGTTTTTCATCGAAGTCGGCAGCGACCGGTTCGGGAAAGCAGCtaccgaaaaaaaacaagatgGAGAAGAAGCGTGAGCAGTAAACAAAGTCCGAAAGTACAGCCAGCAAGTTGTCGAGCAAAAACCAGCGTCCGGGGAGCCGCTGAAACTTATTTCAGAGCTGCAGTGTAGCATCACCCTAAACAACATCACCAGAGAGGGTAAGTGTTACGTATCAGCTGCTAACTTTCATCTCGACATTTTAGGCATCGATATGATGGACCAGTTCGGTCTGTGGAACCAACCGATCACGGCGTTCTGCAACCAAGTTACCACTCAGCAGACCCAAGATGTTTCCGACCTTCGGGCCTGTTTCCCACGAAAATGGGCCTGTACAACAAAACGCCGGTAAAGATGGTGCTGAAGGATGATCCCAAGCCGGTGTTTCGAACAAAACGGCCGGTAGCCTACAGCATTGAGAGCGTCGTGGAAGAGGAACTTCACCGGGTGGAAAGACTTGACATTATCAAGAAGGTTGACTTTTCCGTCTGGGCGGCACCAATAGTAGTCGTGCGGAAGCCTAACGGGACGGTCCGCATATGTGCGGATTATTCGACGGGGTTAAACGCAGCACTAGTTCCAGCAAATAATGGATAACATGCTTGCTGATCTGGAATGCACCTCTGGTTATCTGGATGACATCCTGGTAGGGGGCCGAACGTTGGAGGAATATCGTCAGAACCTGTATCGGGTCCTCACTCGCCTGCAGGAATTCGGGTTCACCGTACGCATTGAAAAGTGCTGTTTCAGCATGCGCCAGGTGAAATATCTGGGCCAAGCCATTTATAACGTGTCCCGTAGCCTAACCCCAGCCGAAAACAACTACAGTCATGTCGAAAAGGAGGGCTTGGCACTGGTGTTCACAGTGACGCGGTTTCATAGAATGTTGTTCGGTCGTCGATCCAATTTGGAGACCGATCATAAACCGCTGCTGCAGATAGTTGGCTCAAAGAAAGGTATTCCCACCTACACTGCTAATAGGCTCCAGCAGTGGGTACTAACCTTTCTCCTCTACGACTTCGAAATCCGCTACATCTCTACGGATAGCTTCGGTCATGCGGACATACTCTCCAGACTCATCAACCGTCACGTGCAACCAGAAGAGGAATACGTGATTGCCAATCTCCAACTGGAACACAGCATTCGCACCGTCATCAACGAGTCGCTGCGGGTTTTCCCGCTCTCGTTCAAGGCCATCCAGAGCGGAACCAAAAGCGAGGTGAATTTGTAGCAAATCATTCATTTCGTCAACAAAGGCTGGCCGTCGAAGAAGACCAGCATTACCGATCCCGGAATCCAACAATTTTATCAACGTCGGGAGTGTCTCTCCGTCGTAACTGGATGCCTACTCTAAGGTGAAAGGTTGGTCATCCCGCCAGCGTTCAAGAAGCGCGTTCTCCAACAGCTGCATAAAGGACACCCCGGAGTTGAACGAATGCGTTCCATCGCTCGTTAATATGTTTATTGGCCAAACATCGACGACGAGGTAGCGAAGCTTGTCGCTTCATGCTACGAGTGTGCCAGCGTAGCCAAGACAGACCGGAAGACTACCATGGAATCCTGGCCCGCACCGGAGAAGCCGTGGCAACGGTTACATCTGGATTACGTCGGTCCGCTGGATGGGAACTATTTTCTCGTTCTGGTGGATTCGTTCACCAAAATGGCCAGAAGTCGTACGAACCAAGGAGATTACCACCACAGCAACCTTGCGAATCCTTCGTGGCATCTTCGCAAAATACGGTCAGCCGTCCAATGGACTAGTAGAGAGGTTTGTCGATACGTTTAAACGATCGCTCAAGAAAATCCCCGCAGGGAAGGAAACCCTCGAGGAAGCTATCGATACCTCTCTTCTGTGCTACAGAAGAACACCCTGTCGCAGCGCACCCTGTGGGAAATCTCCCGCTGACCTGATGTATGGACGTCCGATCCGTACGTCCCTGGAACTACTTCGCCCGCCTACGCCGTTCTACAAGTTACCTAGTACTAAACAGGAAAAGCAATTCAACCGAAAGCACGGTGCGAAAGCTCGAAGTTGCGATTCACAAGATCTCGTCTGGGCTAAGGTCTACGCAGCCAACAAATAGACCATGCCAGGCTTGGTGATCGAGCGTATCGGTCCGATTATGTATAACATCTGGCTACCCGTGAAGACTTACTCGTCTTATTCGATCCCACTGCAACCATCTGCGGACTCGTCAAGAAACTGAAAAGAACTCAGAAGCTGAGACGACACCGGAAACTGCCCAAGTACCGTTGTCTATTCTCCTGGACAGTTGGGGTTTACTTCCTACTCCTGAGCCGGAAGCTGAGAAACTCGACTTGCCAGCCGAGCTCCAAGAAGATCTGCAGTCACAGATTAGTCGTCGACATCAACGAGCCTCCTTAGcacgcaacagcaacaaccgattctttttttttcccctTGTTGAGTGTGAACCACTTCGTCCATTAGTTTGagctattgtggtatgccccattttttgtactacgcttcaagcttatctactgcttattgatgaagaagtagactgaaagctatagcgagataggtgccaatcaggaataatctgtttgattaaatttatagtcctgatcggcgacacagaccaaacttccttgggctccagaatagccttatcaaggtgttgaagtctgcgtcttgttagtgctccgcattgcagagcaaatgttccgaggtttcgctttcggcattacaaaagcgacaaatatcatcttgcactaaacctatgtttttgagatggtatttactcggacagtgtcctgttataagaccagtgaatgtgctgaagtctttcttattaagactcagcaattgttgagtaattttaatactcggcgtgataaatttttttgactggttgagttgtacagccatccagttggccattacttcccggtcttcccatttcttcagctcactcttcaacacacattcagaaattccacagaatggttctggaccagtgaagggtgagcttgagccgcgtcttgcgagttcatctgcttgttcatttccctctataccgcaattgccaggaatccagtatagttgtaccgaacttctctgacacagttgtcgtaagaggcaaatgcattcccagacaatttttgaatagcacttgaaagcattgagggctttaagtgctgcttaactgtctgagaagatgcaaatgttagcatgtctataatttcttttaaggcagacatttatacattctattattgcagctacttctgcctcGAAAATTGTTGGCCAGTTCCtcatagctacagaaatttttattctgggaccatacactccagcacctgttctgttacccattttcgacccatcggtataaaacaggattgaaccattacgaacatcgggaccaccctcatcccatactgaacgggaaagttcgatcactctgtatggaatgtcataattggtccttggttccatccaatcgctgttcatctctgaggttggtccaacgggtaagagattcaggatgctcaagtgaccagttttgttcccgtctaatatttttttatatctttttagctttagagcgcttctattagcctccagctgaacatgttgacccaaaggtaacaagtgaaggatagcctccaatgcctttgagggtgtgcttcgcattgctcctgttacagcaacgcatgccagtcgttggagtttgtttagcttttttgtagctacagtctccttagtctttggccaccatactaatgaggcataggttatcctaggtcgcacaattgctgtatagacccacataaccatttttggtttcaggccccatgttctacctatcattttagaacatgctcatagggcaatgttggccttactgataattgcatctaagtgtgcgttccagtttagtttagcgtctaggattacgcctagatatttcactgaaacgctgaattttatttcctctcctccaagatttagagtctgcagatgcagtttcttctttttggtgaaaggaacaattgttgtttttgagggatttatgctcagaccttctttgatacaccatgattgtgtaaggtttaaggccatctgcatcctactcgatatcacatcgttgaatttgccacgtaccattatgactaaatcatcagcaaaacccatggtttcgaaaccattcgcctccaaactaatcagaaggtcgtcaaccaccagtgaccaaagtagaggtgatagaacccctccttgtgggcaacctttcgttgcaatcacagatgtcgaccacccacccagctccgaggtgatttgtctatttgtgagcatgcctttgatccattcgactatgcagtcatcgaaatgtcttcttctcatagcctgtgccattgatacataagaagcattgtcgaaagccccttcgatatcaagaaacgcacataatgcagtttcttttgacgaaagagatttttcaattttagtcacaagtgtgtgtaacgctgtgactgtggatttgcctgattgataggcaaactggtatttagataaagggcatttggacatgaatacagactttatgtattcatataatactttttccatagtttttagcagtattgatgataaactaattggtctgaatgattttgggagtgatttatcacgtttcccagcttttggaatgaagaccactttaacgagtctccatgtggaaggaatgtgctctagtatcagacttgccttaaaaatctcgattagagatggaatcagcttagattgtcctttttgaatcagggctggaaaaattccatctgcacctgcggatttgtatggttgaaaggatctcaccgcgctttctactctggccttcgtgaaaaccattccagcaactatctttgcgacatcctttgcactttgagaataccttcgagagcatttcatgtcgcggttgtagctaggactggtatcagaatgaaccgatgtagatcccgggaagtgagttttcatcagtaagtctaatacttctgagggagattttgtgaacgaaccgtcgtcctttttgagggaacctatcccgttcgagtggtcttttgcaagagtcttgcttagtcttgcaacgattggggttctttcaatgctttcgcagttatttacccaagattttcgtttagatcgtcttagttctctgttatattcggttagggcgctcctatattgagaccaatccgaattaattttagctctgttgaacagcttccgcgctgttttacgtagccgctcgagccttttgttccaccatggaacgtttcttgtcgaagaaactctcttaagtggacaattactgttgtagactgaaactatcgtatcatttaattcttttgaagttgattcgggctgttgaatcgaccttattcttgtgttaagagtttctgactcgagttcaagtgaatatcgttcccagttggtttt from Toxorhynchites rutilus septentrionalis strain SRP chromosome 3, ASM2978413v1, whole genome shotgun sequence encodes:
- the LOC129772864 gene encoding uncharacterized protein K02A2.6-like, producing MESWPAPEKPWQRLHLDYVGPLDGNYFLVLVDSFTKMARSRTNQGDYHHSNLANPSWHLRKIRSAVQWTRKETLEEAIDTSLLCYRRTPCRSAPCGKSPADLMYGRPIRTSLELLRPPTPFYKLPSTKQEKQFNRKHGAKARSCDSQDLVWAKVYAANK